Proteins from a genomic interval of Nautilia sp. PV-1:
- the hsrA gene encoding homeostatic response regulator transcription factor HsrA, translated as MRLLVIEKDETLNHLITKSLEEVGYKSDEAFTVRDGKYFLDVRHYNLAIIDADFGLSEVFKFIDYAKEIYPLIKIIVISNDQSVETEIKVLKMGADDFIRKPLNFDLLITRINVALRSGKESQIKIKDLIIIKDEEKIIYNGKETYLKGKAFEVFTHLARYPNQVISKEQLLDAIWEEPELVTPNVIEVAVNQIRQKVDKVFKIDTIKTIRRRGYKFCYPKE; from the coding sequence GTGAGACTTCTTGTGATTGAAAAAGACGAAACATTAAATCATCTTATTACTAAATCTCTTGAAGAAGTCGGTTATAAAAGCGATGAGGCTTTTACCGTCAGAGATGGTAAGTATTTTTTGGATGTCAGACATTACAATTTGGCAATTATAGACGCCGATTTCGGTTTAAGCGAAGTGTTTAAATTTATCGATTATGCTAAAGAGATATATCCTCTTATTAAAATAATCGTTATTTCAAACGACCAATCCGTAGAAACCGAAATAAAAGTTTTAAAAATGGGGGCGGATGATTTTATAAGAAAACCTCTGAATTTTGATCTGTTAATTACAAGAATAAACGTAGCCTTAAGAAGCGGTAAAGAGTCGCAAATTAAAATAAAAGATCTGATTATTATAAAAGACGAAGAAAAAATTATTTACAACGGTAAAGAAACATATCTAAAAGGCAAGGCTTTTGAAGTATTTACACATTTGGCCAGATATCCTAACCAGGTTATATCAAAAGAGCAGCTTTTAGATGCCATCTGGGAGGAGCCGGAGCTGGTAACTCCGAATGTTATAGAAGTTGCTGTAAATCAGATACGTCAAAAGGTTGACAAAGTTTTTAAAATTGATACAATTAAGACCATTCGCCGCAGAGGCTATAAATTTTGTTATCCAAAGGAGTAG
- a CDS encoding molybdenum ABC transporter permease: MSKEAVFSLILTLKVLCADVILLIIFGTMLVYYLMEENSFLKKTVYMLIDLPLLFPPIATGFLLLWLFRDNGYLGNILSKINIHIVFGFWGLVLAGFVASVSLFIKPLIASIRQYPKNIIEASYISGKSKFKTFIFIIMPGMKKVFIVSFILSVSRIFGEVGISLMLGGNIPFKTNTISIEIFSEVFNGNIDTAMNLSLIMFAVSFVLFVFLKYIESNIKHDLF; the protein is encoded by the coding sequence ATGAGTAAAGAAGCTGTTTTTTCGTTAATTCTTACATTAAAAGTGCTTTGTGCCGATGTGATACTGCTGATTATATTTGGTACTATGCTGGTATACTATTTAATGGAAGAAAACAGTTTTTTAAAAAAAACAGTTTATATGCTTATAGACCTTCCCCTTCTTTTTCCACCGATAGCCACAGGGTTTTTACTTCTTTGGCTTTTTAGGGATAACGGATACCTCGGTAATATATTAAGCAAAATAAACATTCATATTGTATTCGGATTTTGGGGTTTGGTATTAGCCGGATTTGTCGCTTCCGTGTCTTTATTTATCAAGCCTCTTATAGCTTCAATTAGACAGTATCCTAAAAATATAATAGAAGCTTCGTATATTTCAGGTAAAAGTAAATTTAAAACGTTTATATTTATTATTATGCCGGGTATGAAAAAAGTGTTTATAGTTTCTTTTATTTTAAGTGTTTCAAGAATTTTCGGAGAAGTAGGTATCAGTTTGATGCTGGGAGGAAATATTCCATTTAAAACCAATACGATTTCAATTGAAATTTTTTCAGAGGTTTTTAACGGAAACATAGATACTGCTATGAATTTGAGTTTGATTATGTTTGCCGTATCTTTTGTATTGTTTGTTTTTTTAAAATATATAGAAAGTAATATAAAACATGATTTATTCTAA
- a CDS encoding serine dehydratase subunit alpha family protein gives MYTAKEILISQIKPALGCTEPAAIALNAAYLKDLTDVDGKINLTINTNLLKNAMYVPIPNTGRRFGVKFAFALGLLCGNKENGLNVFETVTEECIKKAAEMEKNINLEIVKGSEIFIKSSYKGYEVLTKTFHDNIENIKTPKKEIKLVNRQESADTGVIEKWLKNQDFEVLYDLVEKEDDFSFIEDVINMNMKLSKIGLEEDCALNIGKSFTGNDVKSKIISYATSASDARMEGVNFPAMSLVGSGNHGISATLPVWIYASEKGFSKHETFRALALSMLITVYVKLFIGRLSAICGAAFASGCGVAGAISYLESKNRNISKNAVSYLIQTINGVICDGAKMGCSLKVMLGAQSGYEAAVFALENKPVFSDGILEENITNSIKNLKNVSDAMSGVDDAIVDVMRNKVI, from the coding sequence ATGTATACCGCAAAAGAGATTTTAATTTCTCAGATAAAACCTGCCCTAGGTTGTACCGAACCGGCTGCCATAGCTTTAAACGCAGCATATTTAAAAGATCTTACTGATGTGGACGGGAAAATAAATTTGACTATCAATACCAATTTGTTAAAAAACGCAATGTATGTTCCTATTCCGAATACAGGCAGAAGATTTGGAGTTAAATTTGCTTTTGCTTTAGGACTTTTGTGCGGAAATAAAGAAAACGGACTGAATGTTTTTGAGACAGTTACCGAAGAATGTATAAAAAAAGCTGCCGAAATGGAAAAAAATATAAATCTTGAAATCGTAAAAGGCAGTGAAATTTTTATAAAAAGCTCTTATAAGGGGTATGAGGTTTTAACGAAGACGTTTCATGACAATATAGAAAATATAAAAACCCCAAAAAAGGAAATAAAACTTGTAAACAGACAGGAAAGTGCAGATACCGGTGTTATAGAAAAGTGGCTTAAAAATCAGGATTTCGAAGTATTATATGATCTTGTGGAAAAAGAAGATGATTTCTCTTTTATTGAAGATGTTATAAATATGAATATGAAACTTTCAAAAATTGGACTAGAAGAAGACTGTGCACTTAATATCGGTAAAAGTTTTACAGGTAATGATGTAAAATCGAAAATTATTTCATATGCCACCTCTGCTTCTGATGCGAGAATGGAAGGGGTTAATTTCCCTGCCATGAGTCTGGTTGGAAGCGGAAATCACGGAATAAGCGCAACACTTCCCGTATGGATATACGCCAGTGAAAAGGGATTTTCAAAACATGAGACTTTCAGAGCTTTGGCTCTTAGCATGTTAATTACGGTATATGTGAAACTTTTTATAGGCAGACTTTCAGCTATATGCGGCGCCGCATTTGCAAGCGGATGTGGTGTTGCCGGGGCAATATCATATCTTGAAAGTAAAAACAGAAATATCTCAAAAAACGCCGTATCGTATCTGATACAGACAATAAACGGAGTAATTTGCGACGGTGCTAAAATGGGATGTTCTTTAAAAGTAATGCTCGGGGCTCAAAGCGGATATGAGGCTGCTGTTTTTGCATTGGAAAACAAGCCGGTTTTCAGTGACGGTATTTTAGAAGAAAATATAACAAACAGTATTAAAAATCTTAAAAATGTCTCAGATGCAATGAGCGGCGTTGATGATGCGATTGTCGATGTAATGAGAAATAAAGTTATTTAG
- a CDS encoding YiiX/YebB-like N1pC/P60 family cysteine hydrolase, translated as MESKYKKIIFTFFFCFLYAHPVLKTGDIILRKESNILSNLFSQIDPCGYSHSGIIIIKNKKTYVCNIEYEKKGENLKIVPLKSFLSLASSYVILEPLFKINQKKLKKIINTLKKQKIEFDTQISLTNNKYYCTELVDYIYYKLLGRHIYAYLYKFNNKKIITVRSLLKSRYFKLSK; from the coding sequence ATGGAAAGTAAATATAAAAAAATAATTTTTACTTTCTTTTTCTGTTTTTTATATGCACATCCTGTATTAAAAACAGGAGATATTATCCTTAGAAAAGAATCAAACATATTAAGCAATCTTTTCTCTCAAATTGATCCCTGCGGATATTCCCACTCCGGTATTATCATTATTAAAAACAAAAAAACGTACGTCTGCAATATCGAATATGAAAAAAAAGGCGAAAATTTAAAAATAGTGCCTTTAAAATCATTCCTGTCTCTTGCATCATCTTATGTGATTTTAGAACCCTTGTTTAAGATAAACCAAAAAAAATTAAAAAAAATTATTAACACTTTAAAAAAACAAAAAATAGAATTTGATACTCAAATCAGTCTGACTAATAATAAATATTACTGCACTGAACTTGTTGATTATATATATTATAAACTTTTAGGCCGGCACATTTATGCATACCTTTATAAATTTAACAATAAAAAAATCATAACGGTAAGGAGTCTACTCAAAAGCAGATATTTTAAACTCTCTAAATAA
- a CDS encoding type II toxin-antitoxin system RelE/ParE family toxin codes for MNYKIVYEKHFFDDMKTILNFIKKDKPQSAYEFKKELKNKIENLTLFPYKYRKSIYFNDDSIRDLIFKGYIIPYKITKSEIIILGITKYKPF; via the coding sequence ATGAACTATAAAATCGTTTATGAAAAACATTTTTTTGATGATATGAAGACAATTTTGAACTTTATAAAAAAAGACAAGCCTCAATCTGCTTATGAGTTTAAAAAAGAACTAAAAAATAAAATAGAAAATTTAACTCTTTTCCCATATAAATACAGAAAATCAATATACTTTAATGATGACAGTATCAGAGACCTGATTTTTAAAGGTTATATTATTCCATATAAAATTACAAAATCGGAAATAATTATCTTAGGAATTACTAAATATAAACCATTCTAA
- a CDS encoding dihydroneopterin aldolase: MRIENNYKILIENLEFKAIIGILPEEREKTQKVLVHAEIEYEGKNNYIDYAEVCDLIEKLMIERKFLLIEDAMEAIEAKLLEKYPQMKSLELHIKKPEILRNALVGVKILRKY, from the coding sequence TTGAGAATTGAGAATAATTATAAAATATTAATTGAAAATTTGGAATTTAAGGCTATAATCGGAATATTGCCCGAAGAGAGGGAAAAAACGCAAAAAGTTTTAGTACATGCGGAAATTGAATATGAAGGCAAAAACAATTATATAGATTATGCCGAAGTATGCGATTTAATTGAAAAACTTATGATTGAGAGGAAATTTCTGCTTATAGAAGACGCCATGGAGGCTATAGAAGCTAAACTTCTGGAGAAATATCCTCAGATGAAAAGCCTTGAACTTCATATAAAAAAACCTGAAATTTTAAGAAATGCTTTAGTGGGAGTGAAAATCTTAAGAAAATATTAA
- the modA gene encoding molybdate ABC transporter substrate-binding protein, giving the protein MIKLLLILISFIFSFASEIYVAAAANTTYAMPEIIKKFNQKYPDVKVNVILASSGKLTAQIMHGAEYDVFMAANMKYPEFLYKKGIAKSKPKIYAKGAIALFSVKNIKLDNFKKALLNAKSIAIANPKTAPYGRAAVEAMKNAGIYGNVKNRLIFAETVSAVIPYTVNSADIGIVAKSSLFSPKMKKYKNFADVPKSLYKPINQGIIMLNNKKGTVKFYNFIFSDDAKEVFKKYGYIF; this is encoded by the coding sequence ATGATTAAACTGCTGCTGATATTGATTTCTTTTATTTTTTCATTTGCTTCCGAAATATATGTGGCTGCTGCTGCAAACACAACATATGCAATGCCAGAAATAATTAAAAAATTCAATCAAAAATATCCTGATGTAAAGGTAAATGTTATTCTGGCAAGCAGCGGTAAACTTACGGCACAGATTATGCACGGTGCGGAATATGACGTATTTATGGCCGCTAATATGAAATACCCCGAGTTTTTATATAAAAAAGGAATTGCTAAAAGCAAACCGAAAATTTATGCAAAAGGGGCAATAGCTCTTTTCAGCGTAAAAAATATTAAACTTGATAATTTCAAAAAAGCTCTGTTAAATGCAAAATCTATAGCCATTGCAAATCCTAAAACGGCGCCTTACGGAAGAGCAGCCGTAGAAGCGATGAAGAATGCCGGTATATACGGTAATGTTAAAAACAGGCTTATTTTTGCCGAAACTGTAAGTGCCGTTATTCCGTATACTGTTAATTCCGCAGATATAGGGATTGTTGCAAAAAGTTCACTTTTTTCCCCTAAAATGAAAAAATACAAAAATTTTGCAGACGTTCCCAAATCTCTTTATAAACCTATAAATCAGGGTATAATAATGCTTAACAACAAAAAAGGCACGGTTAAGTTTTATAATTTTATTTTTTCAGACGACGCTAAAGAAGTGTTTAAAAAATACGGGTATATATTTTAA
- the plsY gene encoding glycerol-3-phosphate 1-O-acyltransferase PlsY, whose translation MSPLIWYLIAYLVGGIPFGYLIAKYFAGINIKEQGSGNIGATNVLRVLKQTDPAKAKKLAAVTLLLDAFKGAAVILAAKMMGVCPATQWAIAVIAVIGHCFSPYLKLEGGKGVATTAGVLLVLVPKAVLVAIVVWFIMAKTVKISSLSSLSAIIVGIASTYVLYPDLPIHSHAPLIIIGFIVLYKHKDNIYRLIIGEEKRVI comes from the coding sequence ATGTCACCGTTAATATGGTATTTAATAGCTTATTTGGTAGGAGGAATTCCGTTTGGATATCTAATAGCTAAATATTTTGCAGGGATTAATATAAAAGAACAGGGAAGCGGCAATATAGGTGCTACAAACGTGCTTAGGGTTTTGAAACAGACTGATCCTGCCAAAGCAAAAAAACTTGCTGCGGTTACTCTTTTGCTGGATGCTTTTAAAGGTGCGGCCGTTATACTTGCGGCTAAAATGATGGGAGTCTGTCCGGCTACTCAATGGGCGATAGCTGTAATTGCGGTAATAGGGCATTGTTTTTCCCCTTATCTGAAACTTGAAGGAGGAAAAGGCGTGGCGACAACTGCCGGCGTTCTTTTAGTGCTTGTGCCAAAAGCTGTGCTGGTAGCTATTGTTGTATGGTTTATTATGGCTAAAACGGTTAAAATATCTTCACTGAGCTCTCTAAGCGCGATAATCGTAGGAATTGCGAGTACTTACGTTTTATATCCTGATCTTCCGATACATTCTCACGCTCCATTGATTATTATCGGGTTTATCGTTCTTTATAAACATAAAGACAATATATACAGGCTGATTATCGGGGAAGAAAAAAGAGTAATATAA
- the modB gene encoding molybdate ABC transporter permease subunit, producing MNIDFTPFLLSFKLAFFTTSILLIIGIPFAWFLSSTKSKFKPVLEAISALPIVLPPSVLGFYLLVFLSQSSPVGRLFEEMFNMKLVFTFEGLVVASSIYSFPFMIQPLQNGFENIPKNIVEASYLSGKGRLATLFKVILPNMKTSLMTAVIITFAHTVGEFGVVLMVGGSIPGKTEVASVAIYDYVETLDYESAHIYSLIMLAISFVVLLFVYIFNEKQKKRFL from the coding sequence ATGAATATAGATTTTACCCCTTTTCTGCTTTCTTTTAAGCTGGCGTTTTTTACCACATCGATTTTATTGATTATAGGAATACCGTTTGCATGGTTTTTAAGTTCAACCAAATCTAAATTCAAGCCTGTTTTAGAAGCGATAAGCGCTCTTCCTATCGTTCTTCCTCCGTCAGTGCTCGGGTTTTATCTGCTTGTGTTTCTTTCTCAAAGTTCACCTGTAGGCAGGCTTTTTGAAGAAATGTTTAATATGAAGCTTGTTTTTACATTTGAAGGGCTGGTTGTGGCAAGCAGTATATATTCTTTTCCTTTTATGATACAGCCCTTGCAAAACGGTTTTGAAAATATTCCCAAAAATATTGTCGAAGCGTCTTATTTAAGCGGTAAAGGAAGACTTGCCACGCTCTTTAAAGTAATACTTCCTAATATGAAAACCTCTCTTATGACGGCGGTAATTATTACTTTTGCACATACGGTCGGCGAATTCGGTGTGGTTTTGATGGTAGGAGGGTCAATTCCGGGTAAAACTGAAGTGGCAAGTGTGGCGATATATGATTATGTTGAAACTCTTGATTACGAGAGTGCGCATATTTACAGTCTTATTATGCTTGCAATCAGTTTTGTCGTGCTTTTGTTTGTTTATATTTTTAACGAAAAACAGAAAAAGAGGTTTTTATGA
- a CDS encoding PhoH family protein, with protein MNERDLAYCYNPYKGIERIDNIPETSKIRIKNAKIFEPLDIYQKCAVYAMVEAPASLITGRFGSGKTLLATATALSLTKKKIFITRPPIGISSDYDIGFLPGSKDEKMLEWAGGFLSALNFLYRDLKGQTYDSIKSQLFFEKFEIIPLNMIQGVSILEGEVLIVDEVQLITREYMSMILSRMSEGSKLFLLGDLHQTYSTIEKQDSGLYRLQQVLPHEALAWVDLQKIYRNALTEIAIKLLE; from the coding sequence ATGAACGAAAGAGACTTGGCGTATTGCTATAACCCTTATAAAGGTATTGAGAGAATTGACAACATTCCAGAAACTTCAAAAATAAGAATAAAAAACGCCAAAATTTTCGAACCTCTGGATATTTACCAAAAATGCGCCGTTTATGCAATGGTAGAAGCCCCTGCGAGTCTTATAACAGGAAGATTCGGGAGCGGCAAAACCCTGCTTGCAACCGCCACGGCTTTGAGTCTGACCAAAAAGAAAATATTTATAACCAGACCGCCTATAGGAATCAGCAGCGATTATGACATAGGATTTCTGCCGGGAAGCAAAGATGAAAAAATGCTTGAATGGGCGGGAGGGTTTTTAAGCGCGCTTAATTTCCTGTACCGAGATCTCAAAGGTCAGACATACGACTCTATAAAATCCCAGCTATTTTTTGAAAAATTTGAAATTATTCCTTTAAATATGATTCAGGGCGTATCAATTCTTGAAGGAGAAGTACTGATTGTTGACGAAGTACAGCTTATCACAAGGGAATATATGAGTATGATACTCTCAAGAATGAGTGAAGGAAGCAAACTGTTTTTATTAGGCGATTTACACCAGACTTATTCTACAATAGAAAAACAGGACAGCGGACTTTACAGACTGCAGCAGGTACTGCCGCATGAAGCACTTGCATGGGTTGATTTACAAAAAATTTATAGAAACGCCCTTACCGAAATCGCTATAAAACTGTTAGAATAA
- a CDS encoding substrate-binding domain-containing protein has translation MKALSLAMLCFMYLFGEIYVGIPGGYKDIFVKMINKYNSTHKIKVNALYGPMGVLMAQAKLNNLDVILGDREKLQKNGFKNFVKLGYGKLVILTKEKLKCVNEINNLKRLALPNPKGTTYGKAAAEAFKNLHLHPNTVIVSLMPQGINYLKISQCDGAVANKTQEVLLKKRFYALEIPQKYYNTIVIGFCVLHKNRGAEDFIKFLSSPEIEKYLQGYGI, from the coding sequence ATGAAAGCTTTAAGTCTGGCAATGTTATGTTTTATGTATCTGTTCGGTGAAATATATGTGGGAATTCCGGGCGGATACAAAGATATTTTTGTAAAAATGATCAATAAATATAATTCCACACATAAAATAAAGGTAAATGCATTATACGGTCCTATGGGGGTGTTGATGGCTCAGGCAAAGCTGAATAATTTGGATGTTATATTGGGTGATCGTGAAAAGCTGCAAAAAAACGGATTTAAAAACTTTGTAAAACTCGGATACGGCAAACTTGTAATACTTACAAAAGAAAAGCTTAAATGTGTTAATGAAATAAATAATTTGAAAAGACTTGCTTTGCCTAATCCTAAAGGGACAACATACGGAAAGGCAGCAGCAGAAGCATTTAAAAATTTACATTTACATCCTAATACGGTTATTGTTTCTTTAATGCCCCAGGGTATAAATTATTTAAAAATTTCACAATGTGACGGTGCGGTTGCAAATAAAACACAGGAAGTTTTATTAAAAAAAAGATTTTACGCTTTGGAAATTCCTCAAAAATATTACAATACTATTGTGATAGGTTTTTGTGTATTGCATAAAAACCGTGGAGCAGAAGATTTTATAAAATTTTTATCATCTCCTGAAATTGAAAAATATCTGCAAGGATACGGTATATGA
- a CDS encoding ABC transporter ATP-binding protein produces MIKINIKKMLHGSSGEMELACDFEIEKNDFLAISGPSGSGKTTLLRIIAGLEECEGEITVESEVWQNKKIKLPPQKREVGFVFQDFALFPNMSVIENLLYVKKDKEFAFELLKMAGLEELAVRYPNTLSGGQKQRVALCRALMRKPKILLMDEPFSALDPVMREKLQNDIAEFHTRFDLTTIMVSHSPSEIYRLANKMIVLNNGKVEKLSSPKELLLKTSGSAKFAFEGKIIDIVGVDVINIAIISIANQIVEVVISKKEAEELKIGDKVVVSSKAYNPLIRKI; encoded by the coding sequence ATGATTAAAATAAACATAAAAAAAATGCTCCACGGAAGCAGCGGAGAGATGGAGCTTGCCTGTGATTTTGAAATTGAAAAAAATGATTTTTTGGCAATTTCAGGTCCAAGCGGAAGCGGAAAAACAACTCTTCTCAGAATTATTGCCGGACTTGAAGAGTGTGAAGGGGAGATTACTGTAGAAAGTGAGGTGTGGCAGAATAAGAAAATAAAACTTCCTCCGCAAAAAAGGGAAGTGGGGTTTGTTTTTCAGGATTTTGCCCTGTTTCCCAATATGAGTGTAATTGAAAATCTTTTGTATGTGAAAAAGGATAAAGAATTTGCCTTTGAACTTTTGAAAATGGCAGGGCTTGAAGAACTTGCAGTTAGATATCCGAATACATTAAGCGGAGGACAGAAACAAAGGGTCGCGCTTTGCAGGGCTTTAATGAGAAAGCCTAAAATTTTGCTTATGGATGAGCCTTTTTCCGCACTTGATCCGGTAATGCGTGAAAAACTTCAAAACGACATAGCCGAATTTCATACCAGATTCGATTTGACCACTATAATGGTGTCTCATTCCCCGAGTGAAATATACAGGCTTGCAAATAAAATGATTGTGCTAAACAACGGAAAAGTGGAAAAATTATCCTCGCCTAAAGAACTGTTGTTAAAAACAAGCGGATCCGCAAAATTTGCTTTTGAAGGCAAAATTATAGATATAGTGGGGGTTGATGTGATAAATATTGCGATTATTTCAATTGCCAATCAGATTGTTGAGGTTGTAATTTCCAAAAAAGAGGCGGAAGAATTAAAAATAGGCGATAAAGTCGTGGTATCAAGTAAAGCTTATAACCCTTTAATTAGAAAAATATAA
- the nadC gene encoding carboxylating nicotinate-nucleotide diphosphorylase — protein MKYQIVDFLKNALSEDIGRGDLARSLIDKNATAIIRAKSEGVVAGIEYIKHLSELADVKFDFYFRDSDFYKHGDIILEIYGNAKDILSIERTMLNILQHASGIASNAYEFVKLTDGKLNILDTRKTKPGLRVFEKYAAACGGVTNHRLGLDDCLMLKDTHLALFNSIEEAVKTARENIPFTTKIEIEAETVEMAIEAMQAGADIVMCDNMSFEEIKKVVNYRNENHKGILLEASGNVTLENIKNYVQTGIDAVSSGAIIHQATFKDFSMKMKG, from the coding sequence ATGAAATACCAGATAGTGGATTTTTTAAAAAACGCGTTAAGCGAAGATATCGGAAGAGGAGATCTGGCCAGAAGTCTGATAGATAAAAACGCAACCGCTATAATCAGAGCAAAAAGCGAAGGAGTAGTTGCGGGAATTGAATATATAAAACATTTAAGCGAACTGGCGGATGTTAAATTTGATTTTTATTTTCGGGACAGTGATTTTTATAAACATGGCGATATTATCCTTGAAATTTACGGAAACGCCAAAGATATTCTTTCAATAGAAAGAACCATGCTCAATATCCTCCAGCACGCTAGCGGAATTGCCAGCAACGCTTATGAGTTTGTAAAACTGACAGACGGAAAGCTAAATATTCTCGATACCAGAAAAACAAAACCGGGACTGAGAGTATTTGAAAAATATGCGGCGGCATGCGGAGGCGTAACCAACCACAGACTCGGACTTGATGACTGTCTGATGCTAAAAGACACCCACCTTGCACTATTTAACTCTATAGAAGAAGCCGTAAAAACCGCAAGGGAAAATATACCGTTTACCACAAAAATAGAAATAGAAGCGGAAACCGTAGAAATGGCAATAGAAGCCATGCAGGCGGGAGCTGATATCGTAATGTGCGATAATATGAGCTTCGAAGAGATTAAAAAGGTCGTAAATTACAGAAACGAAAACCATAAAGGCATATTACTCGAGGCGAGCGGAAACGTAACTCTTGAAAACATTAAAAACTACGTTCAAACCGGGATAGACGCCGTAAGCAGCGGAGCTATAATCCATCAGGCCACATTTAAAGATTTCTCAATGAAAATGAAAGGATAA
- the nadA gene encoding quinolinate synthase NadA — translation MLNKVKELIKKHNITIAAHYYEKDEIFDLADLTGDSLELAKKTSSLKNPLIFCGVKFMGESAKILNPDIDVYMPRLSDCSMARMAEEAKVENNIKTLKENNIDFIPITYINSTAKTKAIVAENGGLTCTSSNAQKIIEWALAQNKRIFFLPDKNLGRNIANRLGITSAIIGEENWQDATMICFDGHCSVHQLFMPEHVEFYKERFPDIKIVVHPECSPEVVKLADFAGSTSQILNYVKENPTTPMAIGTEFNFVNRMKNEINPNIYVLSSTKPECPSMNETTLEELYKLLKAIDEGKDYNKIEVDPKIAKYAKTALQRMMELS, via the coding sequence ATGCTAAATAAAGTAAAAGAGCTTATAAAAAAACATAATATAACCATAGCAGCGCATTATTATGAAAAAGACGAAATATTTGATTTAGCAGATCTTACAGGCGACAGTCTAGAACTTGCCAAAAAAACAAGTTCACTTAAAAACCCGCTAATATTTTGCGGGGTTAAATTTATGGGAGAAAGTGCAAAAATTTTAAATCCCGATATTGACGTATACATGCCTCGCCTTTCCGACTGTTCCATGGCCAGAATGGCAGAAGAGGCTAAAGTGGAAAACAATATAAAAACCCTGAAAGAAAACAATATAGATTTTATACCAATCACATATATAAATTCAACAGCCAAAACAAAAGCCATAGTTGCCGAAAACGGCGGACTTACGTGTACTAGCTCAAACGCACAGAAAATAATCGAATGGGCTCTCGCCCAAAATAAAAGAATTTTTTTCCTTCCTGATAAAAACCTCGGAAGAAACATCGCAAACAGACTCGGTATAACCTCAGCTATTATCGGAGAAGAAAACTGGCAGGATGCCACTATGATATGTTTTGACGGTCACTGCAGCGTTCATCAACTCTTTATGCCCGAACATGTGGAATTTTACAAAGAAAGATTTCCCGATATCAAAATCGTAGTTCATCCGGAATGCTCTCCCGAAGTGGTAAAACTTGCGGATTTTGCCGGAAGCACTTCCCAGATTCTGAATTACGTAAAAGAAAACCCTACAACTCCTATGGCTATCGGGACTGAATTTAATTTCGTAAACAGAATGAAAAACGAAATAAATCCTAATATATACGTATTAAGTTCCACAAAACCGGAATGTCCTTCAATGAATGAAACGACTTTGGAAGAACTTTATAAACTTTTAAAAGCGATAGACGAAGGGAAAGATTACAATAAAATCGAAGTGGACCCAAAAATTGCAAAATACGCAAAAACCGCACTTCAAAGAATGATGGAGCTGTCATGA
- a CDS encoding DUF4878 domain-containing protein, with amino-acid sequence MKKGLLAVLFTAVLIFTGCSKKNSPETAAKEFISSFINGDTNAFKQYSTDSTKELFTLAMAMKCSQEEMNNDMPKCLKKIGENLKSVEVVGVKKNGKEALVTLKETLANGKVTNESIPVVETKDGWKVNIKK; translated from the coding sequence ATGAAAAAGGGGCTATTGGCTGTATTATTTACAGCCGTATTGATTTTTACGGGGTGCAGCAAAAAAAATTCGCCTGAAACTGCTGCAAAAGAATTCATTTCTTCATTTATTAATGGAGACACAAACGCATTCAAACAGTATTCCACAGATTCCACAAAAGAGCTTTTCACCCTGGCAATGGCTATGAAGTGTTCACAGGAAGAAATGAACAACGATATGCCTAAATGTCTGAAAAAAATTGGTGAAAACTTAAAATCCGTAGAAGTCGTGGGTGTGAAAAAAAACGGCAAAGAAGCTCTCGTTACTTTAAAAGAGACTCTGGCTAACGGGAAAGTAACCAATGAAAGCATTCCGGTAGTAGAAACGAAAGACGGATGGAAAGTAAATATAAAAAAATAA